A region of Liolophura sinensis isolate JHLJ2023 chromosome 8, CUHK_Ljap_v2, whole genome shotgun sequence DNA encodes the following proteins:
- the LOC135472334 gene encoding acetylcholine receptor subunit alpha-like 1, whose amino-acid sequence MTVQGKCNMALAFTSLTLMVSTASSLHSHEQMPAKRLHYDLFEKRSYEKLIRPAGKNEMEPLVVELSMRLAQLLKIDEKNQIMTTSIWLRHVWVDRRLTWDPVEYDGVKLLKIPSEDLWRPDIVLYNNADGDFAITLLTKATVHFDGRIVWEPPAIIKSYCPIDVEFFPFDIQECFIRFGMWSYDGRHVNLHHKCTRQMKVPDHNESLVISNGSISLDGFYPNVQWDVINVTARLRRKKYLCCEYLFPDILFNVTLRRRTLFYSVNLIVPCMAISCLCVLVFYLPSDSCEKITLSISILLALTVFFLLLSDLIPPTSLVVPLIGKYLLFTSVVVTLSILLTVFVLSIHHRTPSTHVMSPWVKRVFTEILPKVLLMRRPDMPRQSTVIQREESPIPEIRNASLDRNRVRHREAEADSEDDGDEAGTYTRLAKPYSEEVNEALDGVVFIYSRMKQDDEDEEEKRDWKYVAMVMDRLFLYIFTLACFLGATCIFVTPPSLYDPREPLGGDDQTNACVTTLISN is encoded by the exons ATGACAGTCCAGGGAAAGTGTAACATGGCACTGGCGTTTACCAGTTTGACGTTGATGGTAAGCACGGCCTCATCTCTCCATAGTCACGAGCAAATGCCAGCAAAACGACTACATTACGATTTGTTTGAGAAGAGGAGCTACGAGAAGCTGATCCGACCTGCTGGTAAGAACGAAATGGAGCCCCTGGTGGTAGAGCTGAGCATGCGGCTTGCTCAACTGTTGAAAATT gatgaaaaaaatcaaatcatgaCTACAAGCATCTGGCTTAGACAT GTATGGGTAGACAGACGGTTGACGTGGGACCCGGTGGAATATGATGGTGTGAAATTACTAAAAATTCCTTCAGAGGATCTCTGGAGACCGGATATTGTTCTGTACAATAA CGCAGATGGTGATTTCGCCATAACACTGCTGACCAAAGCTACGGTACATTTTGACGGAAGGATTGTCTGGGAACCGCCAGCCATCATCAAGAGTTATTGCCCTATTGATGTGGAATTCTTTCCCTTTGACATACAGGAGTGCTTTATAAGATTTGGGATGTGGTCATACGACGGACGCCACGTTAATCTTCATCACAAGTGCACCAGACAAATGAAAGTGCCGGACCACAACGAAAGCCTCGTCATCAGTAATGGATCGATCAGTTTGGATGGATTTTACCCCAACGTCCAGTGGGACGTAATCAACGTCACTGCCAGACTAAGACGCAAAAAATACCTGTGTTGCGAGTACTTATTCCCTGATATTCTGTTCAACGTCACTTTGCGTCGGCGGACATTGTTCTACAGCGTCAACCTCATCGTTCCATGTATGGCGATATCCTGCCTTTGTGTTTTAGTGTTTTACCTTCCGTCCGACAGTTGTGAGAAAATCACGCTGTCTATATCCATCTTACTGGCGCTCACTGTGTTCTTTCTGTTGTTATCAGACCTGATTCCACCAACGTCGTTGGTTGTGCCGTTAATAGGGAAATACCTTCTCTTCACAAGCGTTGTGGTGACGTTGTCGATTTTGTTGACGGTATTTGTGTTAAGCATTCACCATCGAACTCCATCCACACATGTTATGTCACCTTGGGTGAAACGGGTGTTTACGGAAATTCTTCCAAAAGTTCTGTTGATGCGTCGGCCAGATATGCCACGTCAGTCGACCGTCATCCAACGGGAAGAGTCTCCGATACCGGAAATACGTAACGCAAGTTTGGATCGGAATCGAGTTCGACATCGGGAAGCCGAAGCGGACTCGGAGGATGACGGAGACGAGGCGGGAACTTACACCCGTCTCGCCAAGCCGTACAGTGAGGAAGTGAACGAAGCGCTGGATGGTGTAGTCTTCATATACAGCCGCATGAAACAGGACGACGAAGATGAAGAG GAAAAACGAGACTGGAAGtacgttgccatggtgatgGATAGactatttttgtacatattcaCGCTGGCGTGTTTCCTGGGAGCTACCTGTATATTTGTAACACCGCCATCTTTATATGACCCCCGGGAACCACTGGGTGGGGATGATCAGACTAACGCCTGTGTTACAACGTTAATCAGTAACTGA